A single window of Archangium gephyra DNA harbors:
- a CDS encoding aldo/keto reductase, with the protein MIPSPPLSRWLEPRSPEPGALPATVSVGTMNFGARTPAPEAQRIIARALERGVPFFDTANSYGNGEAERLLGQALRGRRAEVGLATKVGLARVRGKPEGLSREQVVRAVEDSLKRLGTDYVDVLYLHAPDAATPVEETLEAVHGLLRAGKARHWGVSNHAAWQLLELRGLCDARGLPRPAVSQVLYNVLVRQVEVEYLPFTRRYPIHTTVYNPLAGGLLSGRHVPGGAIPAGSRFDGNRFYQRRYWSERLLEQALRLREVAEAAGLTLVELAYAWLASRPGVDSVLAGPATVEHLDAALDACAKPLPPEVASRVDELSREWLGTDATYAR; encoded by the coding sequence ATGATCCCCTCCCCACCCCTCTCGCGTTGGCTCGAACCCCGTTCCCCGGAGCCTGGAGCGCTGCCCGCCACCGTCTCCGTGGGCACGATGAACTTCGGGGCGCGCACCCCGGCGCCCGAGGCGCAGCGGATCATCGCCCGGGCCCTGGAGCGGGGCGTGCCCTTCTTCGACACCGCCAACTCGTATGGCAACGGCGAGGCCGAGCGGCTCCTCGGCCAGGCACTGCGCGGCCGGAGGGCGGAGGTGGGGCTCGCCACCAAGGTGGGGCTGGCGCGCGTCCGGGGGAAACCCGAGGGCCTCTCGAGGGAACAGGTGGTGCGTGCGGTGGAGGACAGCCTGAAGCGGCTCGGGACGGACTACGTGGACGTGCTCTACCTGCATGCCCCGGATGCCGCCACGCCGGTGGAGGAGACGCTGGAGGCCGTGCACGGGCTGCTGCGCGCCGGCAAGGCGAGGCACTGGGGCGTGTCCAACCACGCCGCCTGGCAACTGCTGGAGCTGCGCGGCCTGTGCGATGCGCGCGGCCTGCCCCGCCCGGCGGTGTCCCAGGTGCTCTACAACGTGCTGGTGCGCCAGGTGGAGGTGGAGTACCTGCCCTTCACGAGGCGCTACCCCATCCACACCACCGTCTACAACCCGCTGGCCGGAGGGCTGCTCTCCGGGCGCCATGTGCCGGGCGGCGCCATTCCCGCCGGCTCGCGCTTCGACGGCAACCGCTTCTACCAGCGCCGCTACTGGTCCGAGCGCCTCCTGGAGCAGGCCCTGCGCCTGCGCGAGGTGGCGGAAGCCGCGGGCCTCACCCTGGTGGAGCTCGCCTACGCGTGGCTGGCGAGCCGGCCCGGAGTGGACTCGGTGCTGGCCGGCCCGGCGACGGTGGAGCACCTGGATGCGGCGCTGGACGCCTGCGCGAAGCCGCTGCCCCCGGAGGTGGCCTCGCGCGTGGACGAGCTCTCCCGGGAGTGGCTGGGCACGGACGCCACGTACGCGAGGTGA
- a CDS encoding alpha/beta fold hydrolase: MPYLRLTRFVTAPDGTRVAYHTHVGNAPESEAEPALAARPSVLLTNGIGTSENFWRYLVADLEQDHRVVHWDYRGHGRSQLSVNGDYALRVHVDDLERVTEEMMVRGDGRPPHHVAFSMGVRVVLELYRRRPELVPAMTLIAGSPSSPDPSAWFIPLPGGHSTLGRALKTLTPLVPRVAPLVHQVLASRLAYPLGRVSGLLRARAPRADILEFMLALRRMDPQAFWMMMRGLVDCPPCWDVLQEIRVPTQIIAAKNDLLIPLREMERMRERMPAAEWVVVDDAGHAGLVEAGTEIAESVRAFRQKCGVGPAYPVMTH, encoded by the coding sequence ATGCCCTACCTCCGCCTCACTCGCTTCGTCACCGCTCCGGATGGCACCCGCGTCGCGTACCACACGCATGTGGGCAATGCCCCGGAGAGTGAGGCGGAACCCGCGCTCGCCGCCCGTCCGTCCGTGCTGCTCACCAACGGGATTGGCACGTCGGAGAACTTCTGGCGCTACCTCGTCGCGGACCTGGAGCAGGACCACCGGGTGGTGCACTGGGACTACCGGGGCCACGGCCGCAGCCAGCTGTCCGTCAATGGCGACTACGCGCTGCGCGTCCACGTGGATGACCTGGAGCGCGTCACCGAGGAGATGATGGTCCGGGGCGACGGGCGCCCGCCCCACCACGTGGCGTTCTCCATGGGCGTCCGGGTGGTGCTGGAGCTGTACCGGCGGCGGCCGGAGCTGGTGCCCGCCATGACGCTCATCGCCGGCAGCCCGTCCTCCCCGGATCCGAGCGCCTGGTTCATCCCCCTGCCGGGCGGACACTCCACCCTCGGCCGCGCCTTGAAGACCCTGACGCCGCTGGTGCCCCGGGTGGCGCCGCTCGTCCACCAGGTGCTCGCCTCGCGGCTGGCGTATCCGCTCGGACGTGTCTCGGGCCTGCTGAGGGCTCGTGCCCCTCGCGCGGACATCCTGGAGTTCATGCTGGCCCTGCGCCGGATGGATCCACAGGCCTTCTGGATGATGATGCGCGGCCTGGTGGACTGCCCGCCGTGCTGGGATGTGCTGCAGGAGATCCGCGTGCCCACGCAGATCATCGCCGCGAAGAACGATCTGCTGATCCCCCTGCGCGAGATGGAGCGGATGCGCGAGCGGATGCCGGCCGCGGAGTGGGTGGTCGTGGATGACGCGGGTCACGCGGGCCTGGTGGAGGCGGGCACGGAGATCGCCGAGTCCGTGCGCGCCTTCCGGCAGAAGTGCGGGGTGGGCCCGGCGTATCCGGTGATGACGCACTGA
- a CDS encoding acyl-CoA dehydrogenase family protein yields the protein MSFFQDPPRLGNQYDDDALLRSYLERALPGDLRTGLEDELRELGELGGGPLYQFQLRDRTNEPELTQWDAWGHRVDHIEVSPLWKEAETLAAKRGLVAVAYEQKNGDRSRIHQFVLNYLVQPSLDVYSCPLAMTDGAARTLLSLGNPELTQRALPHLTSRDPKTFWTSGQWMTERTGGSDVGLTQTVARQSPEGWRLYGTKWFTSATTAQMALTLGRPEGNGPGGKGLAIFYVETRGADGRLNGIQINRLKDKLGTRKVPTAELTLDGTLAVPVAGLTDGIRNMAWMLNVTRTWNAMGAAWSMRRALALARDYAKRRVQFGAPLAEKPLHVDTLAGLEAEFHGGFLLAFRAVELLGKMEARTATEEELLLQRLVTPLAKLTTGRQVVHVTSEAVESFGGAGYVEDTGLPRLLADAQVLSIWEGTTNVLSLDTLRAMAKGGALEALYTDAERRLGAAKDAGLRPCVAAAQESLEKARAWVMKAMENPAGVEAGARRFSLTLGRTYELALLVEHAQWCLDHGHGPRAMAAARRLMRNGVELIADMDLDDARLLVG from the coding sequence ATGAGCTTCTTCCAGGATCCGCCGAGGCTTGGGAACCAGTACGACGACGACGCCCTGCTGCGCAGCTACCTGGAGCGGGCGCTGCCGGGGGACCTGCGGACGGGGCTGGAGGACGAGCTCCGGGAGCTGGGCGAGCTGGGAGGCGGGCCCCTGTACCAGTTCCAGCTCAGGGATCGGACGAACGAGCCGGAGCTGACGCAGTGGGACGCCTGGGGCCACCGGGTGGACCACATCGAGGTGTCGCCGCTGTGGAAGGAGGCGGAGACGCTGGCGGCGAAGCGGGGCCTGGTGGCGGTGGCGTACGAGCAGAAGAACGGAGATCGCTCGCGCATCCACCAGTTCGTCCTGAACTACCTGGTGCAGCCGTCGCTGGACGTCTACTCGTGCCCGCTGGCGATGACGGACGGAGCGGCGCGGACGCTGCTGTCGCTGGGGAACCCGGAGCTGACTCAACGCGCCCTGCCCCACCTGACGTCGAGGGACCCGAAGACATTCTGGACGTCGGGCCAGTGGATGACGGAGCGGACGGGCGGCTCGGACGTGGGGCTGACGCAGACGGTGGCGAGGCAGTCGCCCGAGGGGTGGAGGCTGTACGGGACGAAGTGGTTCACCTCGGCGACGACGGCGCAGATGGCGCTGACGCTGGGGAGGCCGGAGGGGAACGGACCCGGGGGCAAGGGGCTGGCGATCTTCTACGTGGAGACGCGAGGGGCGGACGGGAGGCTGAACGGGATTCAGATCAACCGGCTGAAGGACAAGCTGGGGACGAGGAAGGTGCCGACGGCGGAGCTGACGCTGGACGGGACGCTGGCGGTGCCGGTGGCGGGGCTGACGGACGGCATCCGGAACATGGCGTGGATGCTGAATGTGACGCGGACGTGGAACGCGATGGGCGCCGCGTGGAGCATGAGGAGGGCGCTGGCGCTGGCGAGGGACTACGCGAAGCGGCGGGTGCAGTTCGGGGCGCCGCTGGCGGAGAAGCCGCTGCATGTGGACACGCTGGCGGGGCTGGAGGCCGAGTTCCACGGGGGCTTCCTGCTGGCGTTCCGGGCGGTGGAGCTGCTGGGAAAGATGGAGGCGAGGACGGCGACGGAGGAGGAGCTGCTGTTGCAGCGGCTGGTGACGCCGTTGGCGAAGCTGACGACGGGGAGGCAGGTGGTGCACGTGACGTCGGAGGCGGTAGAGAGCTTCGGCGGAGCGGGCTACGTGGAGGACACGGGGTTGCCGAGGCTGCTGGCGGACGCGCAGGTGCTGTCCATCTGGGAGGGCACGACGAACGTGCTCTCGCTGGACACGCTGAGGGCGATGGCGAAGGGGGGCGCGCTGGAGGCCTTGTATACGGACGCGGAGCGGCGGCTGGGGGCGGCGAAGGACGCGGGGCTGAGGCCGTGCGTGGCGGCGGCGCAGGAGTCGCTGGAGAAGGCGCGGGCGTGGGTGATGAAGGCGATGGAGAACCCGGCGGGGGTGGAGGCCGGGGCGAGGCGGTTCTCACTCACGCTGGGCCGCACCTACGAGCTGGCGCTGCTGGTGGAGCACGCGCAGTGGTGTCTGGACCACGGGCACGGCCCAAGGGCGATGGCAGCGGCGCGGCGGCTCATGCGCAACGGCGTGGAGCTGATCGCCGACATGGACCTGGACGACGCGCGACTGCTGGTGGGCTGA
- a CDS encoding WbqC family protein, giving the protein MTEPHAGVLVAEQPHYLPWLDFYEQVARADTLLVLDNVQWLRRGWQRRARVALPPGTPLPSPTEPAFQWLTIPLEGAHRDTRISELAVEPGQRWTRKHLATLTMLYGRRPYFRSQVLPRLEGFYAEAEKEQGPGSLLRTLLASMALFYEPLGMSPRVELASKLDRSHPDKTGRLASYCTQLGMGTYYSAVGSLYLKPGPFREAGVRLLWQKFRYPGYDQGRKGERFVVGLSIVDVLSNVPVDEVREWLKPNPWGPFAK; this is encoded by the coding sequence GTGACGGAGCCGCACGCGGGAGTCCTGGTCGCCGAGCAACCCCACTACCTGCCGTGGCTGGACTTCTACGAGCAGGTGGCGAGGGCGGACACGCTGCTGGTGCTGGACAACGTGCAGTGGCTGAGGAGGGGCTGGCAGCGGAGGGCGCGAGTGGCACTGCCACCGGGCACTCCCCTCCCCTCCCCCACGGAGCCCGCGTTCCAGTGGCTGACGATTCCGTTGGAGGGAGCGCACCGGGACACGCGGATCTCCGAGCTGGCGGTGGAGCCGGGGCAGCGGTGGACGCGCAAGCACCTGGCGACGCTGACGATGCTGTACGGGAGGAGGCCCTACTTCCGGAGCCAGGTGCTGCCGAGACTGGAAGGCTTCTACGCGGAGGCGGAGAAGGAGCAAGGCCCGGGCTCGCTGCTGCGCACGCTGCTGGCGAGCATGGCGCTCTTCTACGAGCCGTTGGGGATGAGCCCGAGGGTGGAGCTGGCGTCGAAGCTGGACCGCTCGCACCCGGACAAGACGGGGCGGCTGGCGTCGTACTGCACGCAGTTGGGGATGGGGACGTACTACTCGGCGGTGGGGTCGCTGTACCTGAAGCCGGGGCCGTTCCGGGAGGCGGGGGTGCGGCTGCTGTGGCAGAAGTTCCGCTACCCGGGGTACGACCAGGGCCGCAAGGGAGAGCGCTTCGTGGTGGGCCTGTCGATCGTGGACGTGCTGTCGAACGTGCCGGTGGACGAAGTGCGCGAGTGGCTCAAACCCAACCCCTGGGGCCCCTTCGCGAAATAA
- a CDS encoding phytanoyl-CoA dioxygenase family protein — protein sequence MLAVDAETFDLSGPLAHYAEHGYARLGRLLSPEGLETLRERADDLMLGRVSYPGFFWQMDAPTGRYEDAPLGLGWQGPSLDYRKLEKLEKDPRFLEWMENPLFERLARTLIPGDICLYRAILFHKGQRGGSELPWHQDGGKLWGLTKDPELQLWTALDDAPLDGGCVEVVPGSHRWGLATALGGVVPPDQVAAREADRLAVPLPVEAGEVLLLHNYVWHRSGQSRTGQRRRGFSACYMSADTRCVRKKKAPRDFFPLFRRASR from the coding sequence ATGCTGGCGGTGGACGCGGAGACTTTCGACCTGAGCGGGCCGCTGGCGCACTACGCCGAGCACGGCTACGCGCGCCTGGGCCGGCTGCTCAGCCCCGAGGGCCTGGAGACGCTGCGCGAGCGCGCGGACGATCTGATGCTGGGCCGGGTGAGCTACCCGGGCTTCTTCTGGCAGATGGACGCGCCCACGGGCCGCTACGAGGACGCGCCGCTGGGGCTCGGCTGGCAGGGGCCGTCGCTGGACTACCGCAAGCTGGAGAAGCTGGAGAAGGATCCGCGCTTCCTCGAGTGGATGGAGAACCCGCTCTTCGAGCGCCTCGCCCGGACGCTCATTCCCGGGGACATCTGCCTCTACCGGGCCATCCTCTTCCACAAGGGCCAGCGGGGCGGCAGCGAGCTGCCCTGGCACCAGGACGGGGGCAAGCTGTGGGGCCTCACGAAGGATCCCGAGCTGCAGCTGTGGACGGCCCTGGACGACGCGCCGCTGGACGGAGGCTGCGTGGAGGTGGTGCCGGGGAGCCACCGTTGGGGGCTGGCCACGGCGCTCGGGGGCGTGGTGCCGCCGGATCAGGTGGCGGCGCGAGAGGCGGACCGGCTGGCGGTGCCGCTGCCGGTGGAGGCCGGTGAGGTGCTGCTGCTGCACAACTACGTGTGGCACCGCTCGGGGCAGAGCCGCACGGGCCAGCGGCGGCGGGGCTTCTCGGCCTGCTACATGAGCGCGGACACCCGCTGCGTGCGCAAGAAGAAGGCCCCTCGGGACTTCTTCCCGCTCTTCCGCCGCGCCTCGCGCTGA
- a CDS encoding ATPase: MAEQRRPGGNPPPFDSPEFETDTGRTVTPRETPPAGNVLSAPPKLRAPPGQGPAQGAPARPPAQGGAPERRPVGPSPFLERRAPSPPSPEARRVISNLPTEQLPPVPAELRRQAPPMPSMDLAAVPMEKRSAPPVPSMEMAPVPMEHQRRPAPPVPSMDLPSVIIDQRRSGPPVPTSELPPVPVEMRRASSGSPVAPAPERKMTGTMRRAAIADGGGAPNSSTFWPAQPRTLAESGLTATMVEELVLKAIFYAGEMRGMDIANRLKLPSTIIDEVVEGLRRQKYIDIRGGGGSGVGKSTMIYQLTTFATDVLRQILDRNRYNGPAPVTLQEWIDSVKKQTVRGNRITRGRMEDQFGDLIIRDYIFDGIGPAMNSGRAIFFYGPPGNGKTAICQGMVNCFDGEIFVPHAILIDDFVVRIYDSILHKPIEDDVNTGSYDRRWVRCRRPLVVVGGELTLEMLDLVYSPEVKYYEAPFQMKATNGMLLIDDFGRQKVSPKDLLNRWIVPLESDVDMLTLHTGKKIQVPFDVFAAFSTNLDPSDLVDDAFLRRVRYKLEVQPPDEELFHQIFDVMCRKRGVPYDAEMVQYLIDTHYKPIGRRFAACQPRDLLDQMIDMAHYRGMAPQLDPDLIDSAVRSYFVRFDKERGSGR, encoded by the coding sequence ATGGCCGAGCAGCGGAGGCCGGGGGGCAATCCCCCTCCATTCGACTCCCCCGAATTCGAGACCGACACGGGCCGCACCGTCACCCCACGGGAGACTCCCCCCGCGGGCAATGTGCTCTCCGCGCCTCCCAAGCTCCGGGCTCCCCCCGGGCAAGGGCCCGCGCAGGGTGCCCCCGCGCGGCCTCCCGCGCAGGGCGGTGCCCCCGAGCGCCGTCCCGTCGGTCCCAGTCCCTTCCTCGAGCGCCGCGCCCCGAGCCCTCCCAGCCCCGAGGCCCGCCGCGTCATCTCCAACCTGCCCACGGAGCAGCTGCCGCCCGTGCCCGCGGAGCTGCGCCGCCAGGCCCCTCCCATGCCCAGCATGGACCTGGCCGCCGTTCCCATGGAGAAGCGCTCCGCTCCTCCCGTCCCCAGCATGGAGATGGCTCCCGTCCCCATGGAGCACCAGCGCCGCCCGGCCCCGCCGGTGCCCTCCATGGATCTGCCCTCCGTCATCATCGACCAGCGCCGCTCCGGCCCGCCCGTCCCGACGTCGGAGCTGCCTCCCGTCCCCGTCGAGATGCGGCGTGCCTCGTCCGGCAGCCCCGTCGCCCCGGCCCCCGAGCGCAAGATGACCGGCACCATGCGCCGCGCCGCCATCGCCGACGGTGGGGGTGCTCCCAACTCCTCCACTTTCTGGCCCGCCCAGCCGCGCACCCTCGCCGAGTCGGGGCTCACCGCCACCATGGTGGAGGAGCTCGTCCTCAAGGCCATCTTCTACGCCGGCGAGATGCGGGGCATGGACATCGCCAACCGCCTCAAGCTTCCCTCCACCATCATCGATGAGGTCGTCGAGGGGCTGCGCCGCCAGAAGTACATCGACATCCGCGGCGGCGGCGGCTCGGGCGTGGGCAAGTCCACGATGATCTACCAGCTCACCACGTTCGCCACCGACGTGCTGCGGCAGATCCTCGATCGCAACCGCTACAACGGCCCCGCTCCCGTCACCCTCCAGGAGTGGATCGACTCGGTCAAGAAGCAGACCGTCCGCGGCAACCGCATCACCCGCGGCCGGATGGAGGACCAGTTCGGCGACCTCATCATCCGCGACTACATCTTCGATGGCATCGGCCCCGCCATGAACTCGGGCCGCGCCATCTTCTTCTACGGGCCCCCCGGCAACGGAAAAACCGCCATCTGCCAGGGCATGGTCAACTGCTTCGATGGGGAGATCTTCGTCCCCCACGCCATCCTCATCGACGACTTCGTCGTCCGCATCTACGACAGCATCCTCCACAAGCCCATCGAGGATGACGTCAATACCGGCTCCTATGACCGGCGCTGGGTCCGCTGCCGCCGGCCCCTCGTCGTCGTCGGCGGTGAGCTCACCCTCGAGATGCTCGACCTCGTCTACTCCCCCGAGGTCAAGTACTACGAGGCTCCCTTCCAGATGAAGGCCACCAACGGGATGCTCCTCATCGACGACTTCGGCCGTCAGAAGGTCTCCCCCAAGGATCTCCTCAACCGGTGGATCGTCCCGCTCGAGAGCGATGTGGACATGCTGACGCTCCACACCGGCAAGAAGATCCAGGTCCCCTTCGACGTCTTCGCCGCCTTCTCCACCAACCTCGATCCCAGCGACCTCGTCGACGACGCCTTCCTGCGCCGCGTCCGCTACAAGCTCGAGGTCCAGCCCCCCGATGAGGAGCTGTTCCATCAGATCTTCGACGTCATGTGCCGCAAGCGCGGCGTTCCCTATGACGCCGAGATGGTCCAGTACCTCATCGATACCCACTACAAGCCCATCGGCCGCCGCTTCGCCGCGTGCCAGCCCCGTGACCTGCTCGATCAGATGATCGACATGGCGCATTACCGCGGCATGGCTCCGCAGCTGGATCCGGATCTGATTGATTCGGCGGTGCGCAGTTACTTCGTCCGGTTCGACAAGGAGCGTGGGTCCGGGCGCTGA
- a CDS encoding endonuclease/exonuclease/phosphatase family protein, protein MKYGIAVGLWMVALGACQVATLPQVVDGREERSASKLFDRGTLTVMTRSLSGGRHLEQVLDDPRAREPARAAELLEALSQEDVQARARELAEEIQYARPHLIGLQQVAQVRLQSPGDALFGGTRPAEELRLDVLPVLLGELEARGLHYREVARVRNADVELPLLTSAAPAFDDVRLTDFEVILARADVEVKEARAGNYVARREVRRPGQEPVSLPRGWASVVAKVEGRKYRFVSTHLEPAPDEQGLRVQVAQAGELIGGLRGEPLPVVLVGDFNTPANLGLMGAPTYRELLLAGYVDVWTHRPGSTRPVGADLPPTMPSLAERLNLVLVRKPVAPGPRRMGPVLAYGLGGALEERFGPWKPDLAGVVARLRM, encoded by the coding sequence ATGAAGTACGGCATCGCGGTGGGGCTGTGGATGGTGGCGCTCGGCGCCTGTCAGGTGGCGACGCTGCCCCAGGTGGTGGACGGACGGGAGGAGCGCTCCGCGTCCAAGCTCTTCGACCGGGGCACCCTCACGGTGATGACGCGCAGCCTGTCGGGCGGGAGGCACCTGGAGCAGGTGCTGGACGATCCACGGGCGCGGGAGCCCGCGCGAGCCGCGGAGCTGCTCGAGGCGCTGAGCCAGGAGGACGTCCAGGCCCGGGCGCGCGAGCTGGCGGAGGAGATCCAATACGCGCGGCCGCACCTCATCGGGCTGCAGCAGGTGGCGCAGGTGCGGCTGCAGTCGCCGGGGGACGCGCTCTTCGGAGGCACGCGGCCGGCGGAGGAGCTGCGCCTGGACGTGTTGCCGGTGCTGCTGGGCGAGCTGGAGGCGCGCGGGCTGCACTACCGGGAGGTGGCGCGGGTGCGCAACGCGGACGTGGAGCTGCCGCTGCTCACGAGTGCCGCGCCGGCGTTCGACGACGTGCGGCTGACGGACTTCGAGGTGATCCTCGCGCGGGCGGACGTGGAGGTGAAGGAGGCGCGAGCGGGCAACTACGTGGCGCGCCGGGAGGTGCGGCGGCCGGGCCAGGAGCCGGTGTCACTGCCGAGGGGTTGGGCGTCGGTGGTGGCGAAGGTGGAGGGCCGGAAGTACCGCTTCGTCAGCACGCACCTGGAGCCGGCGCCGGACGAGCAGGGGCTGCGCGTGCAGGTGGCGCAGGCGGGGGAGCTGATTGGCGGGCTGCGCGGCGAGCCGCTGCCGGTGGTGCTGGTGGGGGACTTCAACACGCCGGCCAACCTGGGATTGATGGGAGCGCCCACGTACCGGGAGCTGCTGCTCGCGGGCTACGTGGACGTGTGGACGCACCGCCCGGGGAGCACGCGGCCGGTGGGAGCGGACCTGCCGCCCACGATGCCGTCGTTGGCGGAGCGCCTCAACCTGGTGCTGGTGCGCAAGCCGGTGGCGCCGGGCCCGCGCCGGATGGGCCCCGTGCTGGCGTACGGGTTGGGAGGAGCGCTGGAGGAGCGCTTCGGCCCCTGGAAGCCGGACCTGGCGGGAGTGGTGGCGCGGCTGCGCATGTGA
- a CDS encoding ATP-binding protein → MGHEVVVASGPEVTAATISLVDVLVVGAEQVREKSEWFTRLRAQIRAAEVSVLGMADGLSEEDIAPLMEIGVDDYLVAPFNPVDVRARIALFERRCYAFMRRQSHEESARGEIERLAAIIQTQNDIALAGLDLDVVMRLIAERAMILCGAGGAAVGIIEGEEMFYRVCTGYSKQFEGARLPIASTMAGTSVLRGEVMRTDDTERDPRANVAAARRLKVRSMLNVPLKRDNQTVGVLSIASQVPFAFVDSDERTLELMAGLLGAAMGNAAEHAAKQALMTEVASIVTALQESQHLFDSFLNNNPALAYMKDEAGRRVFVNEPFRRFFGLSPGVDVSTIPDEQLMPAETVAHLREQDEQAFKSGQPSVAESMMPTPEGEPRQFLTYRFIARDSSGRRFLGGVSFDITERKAAEEALRRSEESFRALIEGSPEAIFVHRGGPLLYVNPSACSFLRLKASELVGRSLLDFVHPEDRGAAAGTLDGLPGRASNRVREIRFQPPGGGLLTAEISSLRLVFAGQPATLVSARDLTERKQIQARLVVADRLASVGTLAAGVAHEINNPLAFVISNLSFLSEELQAITTLLPEGRLSEVEEVLRETNEGVNRVRLIVQDLKTFSRGDEEQPTAVDLRRVIESALMLARGELRHRANVVKEVSEVPLVEGSEARFGQVVLNLLINAAHAINAGQPDKNEIRVTLRAESNHAIIEVKDTGCGMPREVMDRIFDPFFTTKPVGEGTGLGLSICHGIITGFGGEITANSEVGRGSTFRISLPAIRKKLKTG, encoded by the coding sequence ATGGGACACGAGGTGGTGGTCGCCTCGGGACCCGAGGTCACCGCCGCCACCATCTCCCTGGTGGATGTGCTGGTCGTCGGCGCCGAACAGGTGCGCGAGAAGTCCGAGTGGTTCACCCGGCTGCGCGCGCAGATCCGCGCCGCCGAGGTGTCCGTGCTCGGCATGGCCGACGGCCTGTCGGAGGAGGACATCGCCCCGCTGATGGAGATCGGCGTGGACGACTACCTGGTCGCGCCCTTCAACCCGGTGGACGTGCGCGCCCGCATCGCCCTGTTCGAGCGCCGCTGCTACGCCTTCATGCGCCGGCAGTCCCACGAGGAGTCCGCGCGCGGGGAGATCGAGCGGCTGGCGGCCATCATCCAGACGCAGAACGACATCGCGCTGGCGGGCCTCGACCTGGACGTGGTGATGCGGCTCATCGCCGAGCGGGCGATGATCCTCTGCGGCGCGGGCGGCGCGGCGGTGGGCATCATCGAGGGCGAGGAGATGTTCTACCGGGTGTGCACGGGCTACTCGAAGCAGTTCGAGGGCGCGCGCCTGCCCATCGCCAGCACCATGGCCGGCACCAGCGTGCTGCGCGGCGAGGTGATGCGCACGGACGACACCGAGCGGGATCCTCGCGCCAACGTGGCCGCGGCGCGCCGGCTCAAGGTGCGCTCCATGCTCAACGTCCCGCTCAAGCGCGACAACCAGACGGTGGGCGTGCTGAGCATCGCTTCCCAGGTGCCGTTCGCCTTCGTGGACTCGGACGAGCGCACGCTGGAGCTGATGGCCGGCCTGCTCGGGGCCGCCATGGGCAACGCCGCCGAGCACGCGGCGAAGCAGGCGCTGATGACGGAGGTGGCCTCCATCGTCACCGCGCTCCAGGAGAGCCAGCACCTCTTCGACTCCTTCCTCAACAACAACCCGGCGCTCGCGTACATGAAGGACGAGGCCGGCCGGCGCGTCTTCGTCAACGAGCCCTTCCGGCGCTTCTTCGGGCTGTCTCCCGGCGTGGACGTGAGCACCATCCCCGACGAGCAGCTCATGCCGGCGGAGACGGTCGCCCACCTGCGCGAGCAGGACGAGCAGGCCTTCAAGTCCGGCCAGCCCTCGGTCGCCGAGAGCATGATGCCCACGCCGGAGGGCGAGCCGCGCCAGTTCCTCACCTACCGCTTCATCGCCCGTGACAGCTCGGGCCGGCGCTTCCTCGGAGGCGTGTCCTTCGACATCACCGAGCGCAAGGCCGCCGAGGAGGCGCTGCGCCGCTCCGAGGAGAGCTTCCGCGCCCTCATCGAGGGCTCGCCCGAGGCCATCTTCGTGCACCGCGGCGGGCCGCTGCTCTACGTCAACCCGTCCGCGTGCTCCTTCCTGCGGCTCAAGGCCAGCGAGCTGGTGGGCCGCTCGCTGCTGGACTTCGTGCACCCGGAGGACCGGGGCGCCGCCGCCGGCACGCTCGATGGGTTGCCCGGCCGCGCCTCCAACCGCGTGCGGGAGATCCGCTTCCAGCCTCCCGGCGGCGGTCTGCTCACGGCGGAGATCAGCAGCCTGCGGCTCGTCTTCGCCGGCCAGCCCGCCACGCTGGTGAGCGCGCGAGACCTGACCGAGCGCAAGCAGATCCAGGCGCGCCTCGTCGTCGCGGACCGGCTGGCCTCGGTGGGTACACTCGCCGCGGGCGTGGCGCACGAGATCAACAACCCGCTGGCCTTCGTCATCTCCAACCTGTCGTTCCTCTCCGAGGAGCTGCAGGCCATCACCACGCTGCTGCCCGAGGGGCGGCTCAGCGAGGTGGAGGAGGTGCTCCGCGAGACGAACGAGGGCGTCAACCGCGTGCGCCTCATCGTCCAGGATCTGAAGACGTTCTCGCGAGGCGACGAGGAGCAGCCCACGGCGGTGGATCTGCGGCGCGTGATCGAGTCGGCGCTGATGCTGGCGCGCGGCGAGCTGCGCCACCGCGCCAACGTGGTGAAGGAAGTGTCCGAGGTGCCGCTGGTGGAGGGCAGCGAGGCGCGGTTCGGCCAGGTGGTGCTCAACCTGCTCATCAACGCCGCCCACGCCATCAACGCCGGCCAGCCGGACAAGAACGAGATCCGCGTCACCCTGCGCGCGGAGAGCAACCACGCCATCATCGAGGTGAAGGACACCGGGTGTGGCATGCCGCGTGAGGTGATGGATCGCATCTTCGATCCGTTCTTCACCACCAAGCCGGTGGGAGAGGGCACGGGGCTCGGCCTGTCCATCTGCCACGGCATCATCACCGGCTTCGGCGGGGAGATCACCGCCAACAGCGAGGTGGGCCGGGGCAGCACCTTCCGCATCAGCCTGCCCGCCATCCGCAAGAAGCTGAAGACGGGGTAG